One Watersipora subatra chromosome 4, tzWatSuba1.1, whole genome shotgun sequence genomic window carries:
- the LOC137394912 gene encoding uncharacterized protein, with the protein MSEEEMESESKLLYPTIIESDEEGELPGAEGSTYLFPDSEFEPDSRPEGVSKHPETGRIVRNHIVQDIVSLLLRRVVPNVPDKPRGYKLHPVSRRILTRDEIIKQAMEQARRARSTTHALHTQPLLQPHDLNRTPKLPPIKPLEDLELQEMIARGKSKGYSDAAFLRTRRDNQTRRLLVPSKEEAETVDIWRLEEQYRTSIKRLKGYSQ; encoded by the exons ATGAGTGAAGAGGAAATGGAGTCAGAATCAAAGCTCCTCTACCCAACTATTATTGAGTCTGATGAGGAAGGGGAACTGCCAGGGGCAGAGGGCTCTACATATCTCTTTCCTGACAG CGAGTTTGAGCCAGATTCAAGACCAGAGGGTGTGTCCAAGCACCCAGAAACTGGAAGAATAGTCAGAAATCACATAGTCCAAGATATTGTTTCTCTGTTATTACGGCGAGTTGTTCCAAATGTCCCAGATAAGCCGAGAGGCTACAAGTTACATCCGGTCTCTCGTCGTATTCTCACACGAGATGAAATCATCAAACAGGCGATGGAACAGGCTCGTCGTGCTCGGTCAACTACACATGCGCTCCACACCCAGCCTCTATTGCAGCCACATGATCTTAACAGAACTCCAAAACTACCTCCAATAAAACCTTTGGAGGATTTAGAGCTACAGGAAATGATTGCTCGAGGCAAATCCAAAGGGTATTCAGATGCAGCATTCTTGAGAACGCGGAGGGACAACCAGACTCGGCGTCTGCTCGTGCCAAGTAAGGAAGAGGCAGAAACGGTAGACATTTGGAGACTAGAGGAGCAGTATCGCACCTCTATAAAAAGACTCAAAGGCTATTCGCAGTAG